The DNA window taatatgtatttttGTGCGGTTAAAGGTGGGAGATCCGGGATTGGACCACAAATGTTGGGAAAGACCTGAAACCATGACAGAAAGAAGGCCTGTAACACAAGTTAATACATCTTTCCCCGGAACTGAAGTGGCGGCAGAAACAGCTGCTGCTCTGGCATCGGCTTCTTTGGTTTTCAAGGAAAACGACCCTGATTATTCGAGTTCGCTCCTTACGCATGCTAGGCAACTCTTCACTTTTGCTGATACTTATAGAGCTTCTTACAGCATCAGTATTCCTCAAGTGCAGGGATTCTACAATTCCACAGGATATGGAGATGAACTGCTGTGGGCTGCTTCATGGCTTTATCATGCTACACGAGACGATTCGTACTTGAGATACGTAACCGAGCTAAACGGGCAACGTTTTGCCAATATGGAGATTACAACTTGGTTCAGCTGGGATGACAAGCTTGCTGGAACTCAGGTATAAATCATGATGCAAAAATTGGTTATGGGATATCATCTTATTTGTCAATGTTTGTTACAGGTCCTACTCTCCAGGATAATCTTCTTCGGTGCCAAAGACATGCCGACCGTCGAGAACTTAGATCTCCAAATGTATAGGAAAACAGCTGAGCTAGTCATGTGTGGTCTTCTACCAGATTCACCAACTGCCACATCAAGAAGAACTGATGGTAACTTtcctatataattttgataatcATTTAAAACCCATCAAGGCAAAGGTTCCATGCTTGCAACCAATTCTCTTCATCATAAGCTTTTAGGTCTCCTTCCATAGCTATCACTAATGTGTACATGTTTAAACTCTGGTAGTATGTTTACAGCAGCCTATCTTTATAGTATTCCTTCATTGCAGGTGGCTTGATATGGATCACAGAATGGAACCCATTGCAGCATGCAGTGGCTTCTGCATTCCTAGCCGTACTTTACAGCGATTACATGCTCACTTCGCAAACCGAAACACTATATTGCAGTGGGAATTCATACAAGCCAGATGATCTTCGCAACTTCGCTATTTCCCAGGTAAACCGAAACTTGGTGGCAAAGGAAACATTGTGCCGGATGATTGATATGTGTAGTGCTCTAAATGAACTGAGCTTGAACGAACAAGACTCTGtttatgtttgtttgtttatttttaagcttgttcGTGTTCAGTTTATGTTTgttaagaatttcaaatttttattcatgttcatttatttaaaattatgtgtgtTCATGTTTGTTTGTTTAATATTCACGAAcatattcatttaatttaatcgAACATGTTCACGAACATTAAACGAACATGTTCATGAACATTTAATTGAACATGTTCATGAATAATGTTaataaacaataaacaaacaaacaagcaataaatacatacatacatacatacaaacacatatattgtttagatataaaatagtcaaatataaatattaataattatattataaatgaaaaaaaaatacaaaccaagataattttattaatatatattaatggaatttttataataaaatattattaataaataaacgaGTCATAAACGAGCTAATAAACAAGTCAATAAACGAGCTTGTTTGTGAATATAAACCAACAGATCACACCTCTGTTCGTGTTCGTTCGTTTATTAAACgaacataaaatttttattaatactcGTTTATTAGCTTAATAAACGAACATAAACGAACTTTATATGAACGGTTCACGAACGGATGCAACTTTAGATTTAAATAATGTGTGTATGTATGTGCATTTTCCAGGCAGATTATGTGCTGGGAGAAAATGCCATGAAGATGAGCTATCTTGTTGGTTATGGCAGTAGGTACCCCTTGTATGTACACCATAGGGGATCTTCAATTCCGGTGAATGCCGACACCAGCTGCCAAGACGGGTTCAAATGGCTTTATTCAGATGACCCGAATCCAAATATAGCTGTTGGAGCACTTGTTGGCGGCCCTTCTTTGAATGATTCCTATTCTGATACTCGAGACAATGTGAAACAGAGTGAACCAAGCACATATAACAGTGCCCTCCTGGTTGGCCTGCTTTCTGGCCTCATCTCAACTTCGTCTGTGGTTAAATCTTATACATAGAAAACAACTATAAAGTTTTCAACACCTGTGAATAATTTTGAgcttgtaaatatatacatagaCACATGAGAGAAAACTAAGTAGAGCTTCGGTACTTTATTCACAAAATTAATTTCTGTATGACTTGTTTGGTTATTAATGTAATAACATAAGAAAAAAgtctatttattatatatatatatattacaatagtTAAATATTGTTTGATTGGAATAAACATTGTTGTCGATATAGGAGGACCTGAATTCAAATGTGCTGAAACtttttaagtattgtgtcaaaaagaataaatatttttttgtctatgcatattttattagtataataataaatttaattcttaaaatttaagcattatatcaatttaatattaatttaataaatttaacccacaatatttaattattttatcaatttaattctaatcTAATATCCGTTGTATTTTGTGAAAGaatagtaaaatggtaaaatatttCTGAGCATCGCTATTATATTTACCGGCTAAAAAACTACTATCGTAAAGAGGACAAAGTAACCCATGACTAAATTACCAaaaaatgatgtttttttttaatttacctgATTAGGCTGTGTTTTGGAATAATTATAGGAATAGGCcgttttttttgaaaacacttcCACGTAGACGTGCTTTCAGGTGTAAATTAGAAAAATGCTTCTAGGTAGTGTTTTTAACTGAAAGCGCTTCCACGTAGACGCGTTTTCAGTATGTTGTTAGGAAAACGCTCCTAGGTGGACGCATTTTCTGACAGGTGATCCGAAAAAGCTTCCAGTTGGAAGCGTTTTCTAGGTGCGTCTTCTAGCATTAGGTTTTTttattagggttagggttttctattttaaggtttaaagtttTTAAGATAAGgttgtttagggttttaaataatTACATTCGAAAATTAAAAACATCATATTTTCATCGAAACTCGGAGTACTTGTTTGGAATGaaatattagttttaaaattt is part of the Gossypium hirsutum isolate 1008001.06 chromosome D11, Gossypium_hirsutum_v2.1, whole genome shotgun sequence genome and encodes:
- the LOC107911316 gene encoding endoglucanase 2 gives rise to the protein MKRISEAEMGGKQAETSNPRDWGSSIWCLLVLVIGALVVTAAALTILKYLHFSKNNEAHPINKKYADALELALQFFDVQKSGKLVDNRIPWRGDSGLQDGSEENLDLSKGMYDAGDAIKFGFPMAFTATVLSWSILEYGDQMNAVKQLGYAYNSLRWITDYLINSHPSENVLYFQVGDPGLDHKCWERPETMTERRPVTQVNTSFPGTEVAAETAAALASASLVFKENDPDYSSSLLTHARQLFTFADTYRASYSISIPQVQGFYNSTGYGDELLWAASWLYHATRDDSYLRYVTELNGQRFANMEITTWFSWDDKLAGTQVLLSRIIFFGAKDMPTVENLDLQMYRKTAELVMCGLLPDSPTATSRRTDGGLIWITEWNPLQHAVASAFLAVLYSDYMLTSQTETLYCSGNSYKPDDLRNFAISQADYVLGENAMKMSYLVGYGSRYPLYVHHRGSSIPVNADTSCQDGFKWLYSDDPNPNIAVGALVGGPSLNDSYSDTRDNVKQSEPSTYNSALLVGLLSGLISTSSVVKSYT